The Pseudanabaena yagii GIHE-NHR1 genome segment CAGGACTGAAATTTGCGCTCGCAATTTCACTTGTATGACCTTTTAAAGACGCGATTAGACTTCCTTTGAGATCCCATACTTCCACAGTTCCATCGTTAGAAGAAGTGAGGATTTTACTGCCGTCTGAGCTAAAATTTGCATTCCAGATTTGTTTTGTGTAACCTGTAAGTTCAATAACTGTGATTATATTCCCTTTCAAATCCCAAGTGCGAATCTTTTTGTCTTCCGATGTAGTAAAAATTTTACTTCCATCATTACTGAAATTCGCACTAACTAACTTCTGTCCAAAATGGTTGATTTGGGGTACTCGATAAATCGTCTGTTGCAAGATTGGGACAACATCGGACTGTTTTATTTCCTGCCAATCTATTAAGCTCTTCTCAATCTGTTTTAGCTTGTAACCCGCTCTCAACGCTAATAATTGAGATTCAATTCCACGATTATCTAAAAATGCAACTTTTGCATTAACACTCTCTAGTTTTACTTGCGCTAGTGCAATTTGTCTTAGCGCTGTCTCCTTGGCTACTTCTGATTGTTCAGTACTTTGTTTTGCCTCTTTCAAAGATAACGAAGCCCCAGCAATCACCAGTCCCGCAGCCAACACAGTTCCTGTCAAAATCCCCGCCAAAATCAGAGTGCCAGATCTGACTCTATTCCTTGCAATTTGCTCTGCTTCAATCAAGATTTGATTAGCCTCTTCTGCTGATTTTCTTGCCAAACGCTCCGCTTCCAATTTAAGGACTACTTCTACCTTCTCAACCTCCCGACTCTCCCGCAAAAAATCCTCATCCCCATCACTAAGCCGCTTTCCCCTCGCCCATATTTCCGCATTCCTCAACGCCTCACCCCGCAACAAAAAACCATCTTTTATTTCCGACCCCTGCCAAGCCCGAAACGCCGAAGCATAAAACTCTGGACGCAAATCCGCTAACTGACCCTCCACCCATGCATTATTAAACACAGCCGCATAGATTGGATTGTAAGAAATCAACCGCCCATCCCGTCGCACCACCAACCCCGTCAACCGCAACTTCGATCGCTCCTCACTGCGATCATCTTCCAACTCCCCATCCGCCAACACCTGCTGATAGCAACCCAACATCCGCCCCCGCAACTTCTCTTCCACACTCAGCACGCGATCCCTAATCGTCGTCAAGTGTGGCGGCGCATCCTGCGATTCCCAATTCGTGACAATCCGCTCCTGTACTAAATTCTCAACCCATGCTGCAATATTTTCAGGGGTAGCAATTCCTGCTAGCTCCTTCTCCATCATGCCCAACAATCGCTGAATCAGAAAAGGCTGTCCCCCCGTCCACTTCACCGCCTCTTCCAGATAATCCTGCGGATTCGCTACCTTACTCGCCAAACCTTGCATCAAAGGCAAAGCCTCCGCCAGCGTAAACCCCGCCATCTCCACCGCATAGCCAATATTAAACGCCGAAGTATTATGACTCTGAATCAAATCCGTCGGTGTCGCCACACCCAAAAACGAAAAAGTGAGGCGATTATATTCGGGCTTAGTCGGACGATCTTCAAAAAACGATCGCACTAATCCAAAGAAATCATCCATCCCAAACTTGAGACTCAACAGGCGATCAATTTCTTCCACAAAAATCACAATCGGCGCATCAATCTCTTGCAACACGACTGTTTCAATAAACTCCGCAAAGCGCTGCACAGGCGACAGCAACTCCCGTTCCCTAATCCAACTTCGCAAATCAAACTTACTTTTTAAATTCAGATCCCCCACCAAACTCCGAATCGCGCTGGCATACCACTGCTCACAAGTCACCTCCACCCCAATCTTCTGCGGATCGATGGTCGCGCACACAATCCCCTCCGCTTGCAATTTATGCGTTACCCGCACCCGCAAACTCGATTTCCCCATCTGCCGACAGTTAAACACATAGCAATATTTACACTCCTTGAGTAAGTCGTAATAGTCGCGATCGCATTGGCGCTCTACATAACTAGGCGCATCCGCAGGGAGACTACCACCAACTTGATAATTAAAATTTTGGTTACTCATAGTTTTTTTTACTCAGGCGATCGCGTAGCCAGTATAGGGACGCACATCCGCAGGATGAAAAGCTAACACAATATCACTAGCTGGGATTCCTGCTGCTACAAGTTCAGGAGTTATCCCATCCTCAGTCTCATCACGTTGTATCCAAACTTTATCGTTAATAATATCTACATGAACTAAGCAACCATGCACGCGAGTTTTACGATCCCAACCAAGGGTTATTAATAAATAGCTATCATGAACTTCGTCAAAGAGGGGCTTACAAATTAATTCACCATGAGAATAGGGAATTTCAGTATAAGTCAGTAAAATATACTGAATAATTTTGCGATATTTAGCTAGCTTTTCCATTGTAGAATCTCCTCCTTTTCAGCATCAAATACGATTAGTTTCAGATT includes the following:
- a CDS encoding XisI protein encodes the protein MEKLAKYRKIIQYILLTYTEIPYSHGELICKPLFDEVHDSYLLITLGWDRKTRVHGCLVHVDIINDKVWIQRDETEDGITPELVAAGIPASDIVLAFHPADVRPYTGYAIA
- a CDS encoding AAA-like domain-containing protein, which gives rise to MSNQNFNYQVGGSLPADAPSYVERQCDRDYYDLLKECKYCYVFNCRQMGKSSLRVRVTHKLQAEGIVCATIDPQKIGVEVTCEQWYASAIRSLVGDLNLKSKFDLRSWIRERELLSPVQRFAEFIETVVLQEIDAPIVIFVEEIDRLLSLKFGMDDFFGLVRSFFEDRPTKPEYNRLTFSFLGVATPTDLIQSHNTSAFNIGYAVEMAGFTLAEALPLMQGLASKVANPQDYLEEAVKWTGGQPFLIQRLLGMMEKELAGIATPENIAAWVENLVQERIVTNWESQDAPPHLTTIRDRVLSVEEKLRGRMLGCYQQVLADGELEDDRSEERSKLRLTGLVVRRDGRLISYNPIYAAVFNNAWVEGQLADLRPEFYASAFRAWQGSEIKDGFLLRGEALRNAEIWARGKRLSDGDEDFLRESREVEKVEVVLKLEAERLARKSAEEANQILIEAEQIARNRVRSGTLILAGILTGTVLAAGLVIAGASLSLKEAKQSTEQSEVAKETALRQIALAQVKLESVNAKVAFLDNRGIESQLLALRAGYKLKQIEKSLIDWQEIKQSDVVPILQQTIYRVPQINHFGQKLVSANFSNDGSKIFTTSEDKKIRTWDLKGNIITVIELTGYTKQIWNANFSSDGSKILTSSNDGTVEVWDLKGSLIASLKGHTSEIASANFSPDGSKIVTASADKTTRIWNTNGSQIAELKGHTDSVYSANFSPDGSKIITASWDKTARLWDLDGNQITEFNGHTDPILSANFSHDGSKVITASWDKTARLWDLDGNQITEFKGHTKRLSSANFSLNDNKIVTTSDDGTTRIWDNKGNQIDELKGSISTNASFSPDGNKIVTVSADKTLRVWNIKGSQIAELKNNKDIVWSANFSPDGSKIFTTSIDTTAESMIGRVWDINGNQIAELKGTFIKNFSPDSSKIITTSIDNKASLWDFNGNLLAEFKGHQGQVNSANFSPDGSKIVTASFDKTAKLWGIKGNLITELKDHKGIIWNANFSPDGSKIVTASFDKTAKVWDIQGNLVADLKGHPDIVGDANFSPDGNKIVTASFKIANVWDIKGNLIAELRGHTSTVRSPAFSPDGNKIVTSSDDKTARVWDVKGNLIAELKGDIDIGSNANFSPDGSKIVTTSDKTVQVWDVLGNLITELKGHTKRVNSANFSSDGSKIVTASVDGTARVWEVKIEGDLHRLLILGCDKLHDYLTNSEIASDEDRQMCGIAPRQK